Genomic window (Arcobacter aquimarinus):
AGAGAAAAAGCCTATAAAAAAACCTATTGATAAGCCAGTTGAAAAAGTAGTAGAACAAATACAAGAAATAACTGCTCCTATTCAAGAGTCAAAAGTAGTTGAAAAAACAGAAACTCTTCCAATTTCAAAACCAACTTTAAGCGCAAATGAAAAAGAAAATTTAGAGTCAGAATACTTATCTAAAATAAGATTTCATATAGAAAAGAATAAGGTTTATCCAAAGGTTGCTAAAAGATTAAAACAAACTGGAAAAGTTCATGTAAAATTTGTTATTTCGAAAAATGGTGAAATAAAGCACTATAAAGTTCATAAAAATTCACCTTTTGAAAATCTTGATAAAGCAGCTTTAGAAATTTTAGAAAAAATTGCTAAGTTTGAGCCAATTCCTGAGAAATTAGATAAAGATTCATGGGAAATTACAGTACCTATCGTTTATCAAATAGCTAGAAATTAAATAATGGGATAAACTCCCATTATTTTAATCTTTTAATAAACCTCTTAAAAACTCAACTGTAAATCTAACACCTGTTCCACTTGCTCCATGAGGATTATAACCCCAAGCTTTTTCAACAAATGCAGGACCAGCTATATCAAAATGAATCCATTTATTTTTATTTTCTTCATAAATAAAATTATCTAAAAACATTCCAGCTGTAATTGCTCCACCATATCTTGTATTTGCGATATTACAAACATCAGCTATTTCTGATTTTATAGCTTTTCTTAAAAATCTATTAAAATCTAAAGCTGTTGCATACTCACCTGAATTTAAAGCACTTACTACTGCTTCTTTTTTCAAAATTTCATTATTTCCCATAACACCTGTTGTATATTCACCAACACCAACCACACAAGCACCTGTAAGTGTTGCATAATCAAAAATATAATCAATATCTTTTATCTCATCTTGAGCATAACATAAACAATCAGCAAGAACCAATCTTCCCTCAGCATCTGTATTTCTTACTTCAATTGTTTTACCATTTTTTGCTTTTAAAATATCATCAGGTTTATAAGCATTTCCACCTATCATATTTTCAACAGCACCTACAATTCCATGAACTTCAAAAGGAAGTTCAAGTTTAGCAATTGCCCACATTGTAGAAAGAACAGCACAACCACCTGATTTATCTGCTTTCATTGTAACCATAAAATCAGCAGGTTTTAATGATAAACCTCCTGAATCATAAGTTAATCCTTTCCCAACCAAAACAATTTTAGCTTTTGCATTTTTAGGTTTATAAGATAAATGAATTAGTTTTGATTCATGAATTGAAGCTCTTCCCACACTATGCATTGCCATCATATTATTTTTTTCTAAATATTTTTCACCATAAACTTCACAAGAAATATCCACATCTTTTGCTAACTCTTGAGCAATATTAGCCATAACTTCTGGATAAAAATCAGCAGGCGCTGTATTTACCATATTTCTTGCTTTATTTACAGCTTTAGCAATAATTTTTGAATCATTTAAAATCTTTTCTAAACTACTATTTTTTTCTTCAACTATTAGGTCTAATTCAATCTTTCTTTTCTCTTTTTCTGACTTATAATCAGTAAATTTGTACTCACCTAAAATAGCACCTTCAACTAAAGCTTTAAAATTATCTTTTAACTCTTGATTTAAAACAATATTTGCACTTTTGAATTTAGTTGTTTGAAGTTTTTTAATTGCTGTTGCTATCGCTATTGCTATACAATCATAATTATCTTTTTCATATCCAACATAAATTTTTTTAGATTCAGCTAATAAAACACAAGCTTCATCTTTTGCTTTAAAATCAAGAATTTCTAATAACTCTTTATCTTGAGTTAAAGAATCAAGTTCTTTAACAAATATAATTTCAACTTCTGATTTTAATTTATCATTTTTCTCTAAAATATTAATTTTCATCTTTTATCCTTTTTTCTACTTTTTTTGTAGCTTTATTAAAATAATATATTATACTTCCACCAAAAATCACAGCTATTGGAATAGCTAGATACCAATGTTCTTTTGCCCAATGTAAAAGTTCTAAAATTTCATTCCCAAAATACCAAACAGGAACGATAGTAATAGCAGCCCAACACCAAGCACTTATTAAATTTATAAATGCAAACATCCTTGCATCATATCTAGTAAGACCTATTGAAATAGGAATAATTGTTCTCATTCCATACATATATCTTTGTACAAAAATAATCGGCCAACCATGTTTTTTCAATAGAAGATGAGCTAATGCAAACTTTCTTCTTTGCCCTTTAAACTTTCTATGAACAGAAGCTTTATTAA
Coding sequences:
- a CDS encoding leucyl aminopeptidase; the encoded protein is MKINILEKNDKLKSEVEIIFVKELDSLTQDKELLEILDFKAKDEACVLLAESKKIYVGYEKDNYDCIAIAIATAIKKLQTTKFKSANIVLNQELKDNFKALVEGAILGEYKFTDYKSEKEKRKIELDLIVEEKNSSLEKILNDSKIIAKAVNKARNMVNTAPADFYPEVMANIAQELAKDVDISCEVYGEKYLEKNNMMAMHSVGRASIHESKLIHLSYKPKNAKAKIVLVGKGLTYDSGGLSLKPADFMVTMKADKSGGCAVLSTMWAIAKLELPFEVHGIVGAVENMIGGNAYKPDDILKAKNGKTIEVRNTDAEGRLVLADCLCYAQDEIKDIDYIFDYATLTGACVVGVGEYTTGVMGNNEILKKEAVVSALNSGEYATALDFNRFLRKAIKSEIADVCNIANTRYGGAITAGMFLDNFIYEENKNKWIHFDIAGPAFVEKAWGYNPHGASGTGVRFTVEFLRGLLKD
- a CDS encoding DedA family protein — encoded protein: MKELFRKIQPYSGKIFAVSVILFFSFLAYNLYMAPVEGFDEKFVYLLKKYGYIILFAWGMLEGEAGLVMAGLLSHTGDMNLYLAIFVAGLGGFAGDQVYFYIGRFNKASVHRKFKGQRRKFALAHLLLKKHGWPIIFVQRYMYGMRTIIPISIGLTRYDARMFAFINLISAWCWAAITIVPVWYFGNEILELLHWAKEHWYLAIPIAVIFGGSIIYYFNKATKKVEKRIKDEN
- a CDS encoding energy transducer TonB produces the protein MSKQTKHRYFNSFFITTFIYLVASFFLFYVFADTLIVEEKKQDEVKTISLQHVALMEKPTPVQEVEPEPIVEPVVETPKPIKKKVEKPKKHHKKEKKPIKKPIDKPVEKVVEQIQEITAPIQESKVVEKTETLPISKPTLSANEKENLESEYLSKIRFHIEKNKVYPKVAKRLKQTGKVHVKFVISKNGEIKHYKVHKNSPFENLDKAALEILEKIAKFEPIPEKLDKDSWEITVPIVYQIARN